The window CCCCAGCAATGAAGGAGCCGCTGTATGGCGAATGAGCACGGTGGGGACATGCGATTGCTGGTCGAAGAGATCGCCAAGGCACTGGTAGACGAGCCCGAGCAAGTGCAAGTGAGCGCGATCGCGGGGGAGCAGAACACCGTCCTCGAGTTGCGTGTCGCTCCCAACGATCTGGGCAAGGTCATCGGCAAACAAGGACGCACGGCGCGTTCTATCCGCACCATCCTGGGCGCCGCCAGCATGAAGCTGAAGAAACGCTACACGCTGGAGATCCTGGAATGACGAGTAGCGACTAGCGGATGCCGGCGGAGTGAGAGTCGAGGGAAGCAGCATCGCAGACCAGGCGTTCATCACCGTAGCGCGCGTCGTCCGCGCGCAAGGACGCCGCGGCGAGGTCGCTGCCGACTTGCATACGGATTTCCCTGAGCGATTCGCGGAGCGTAAGCAGCTTTCCGCGCTCGCGCCCGATGGCTCGCGACGTAGGCTGCAGTTGGAAGAGTTCTGGCTGCACAAGGGCCGCGTGGTGCTGAAGTTCGCGGGCGTGGATTCCATCACCGACGCCGAAGCGCTCGCCGGTTACGAAGTGCAGGTGCCGGCGGCCGAGCGGGTGCCGCTGCCGGAAGGTGCGGCATACATCAGCGACCTCGTGGGCACGGCGCTCTACGATGGCGCCAAGTTCGTGGGAAAAGTTTCGGATGTGCAGGCGGGCGCAGGTGCGGCGCCGCTGCTGGTGGTGAAAGTGGGCGACCGCGAGTTGCTGGTCCCCTTCGTCACCGAGTTTATTAAGAGTTTGGATCTACCGGGCAAGCGGCTGGAGATGGCGCTGCCCGCCGGATTGCTGGACTTGGACGCTCCCCTCACCGAGGAGGAGAAACAGGAGCAGCAGTCAGGCCAGACGGACCGCGATGAAGTTTGAGATACTCACGATCTTTCCAGACTTCTTCCACGGTCCTTTGCAACACGGCATCGTGCGCCGGGCGCGCGAAGCTGGGCTCATTGACATCCAGATACGTGACCTGCGGACGTTCACCCGCGACAAGCATCGCACGGTGGACGACCGCCCGTTCGGCGGTGGCGAGGGCATGGTATTGAAGCCCGAACCCATCTTCGAATGTGCCGAATCGCTTGCGCTAGCGCCGCTGCAACAACGTCGCGCTCGGCAGGCGAAGGATTCGGTTGTGCTGCTCTCGCCGCAGGGCGAGATGTTCGACCAGCGGATGGCGGAAGAGTTTG of the Acidobacteriota bacterium genome contains:
- a CDS encoding KH domain-containing protein — translated: MRLLVEEIAKALVDEPEQVQVSAIAGEQNTVLELRVAPNDLGKVIGKQGRTARSIRTILGAASMKLKKRYTLEILE
- the rimM gene encoding ribosome maturation factor RimM (Essential for efficient processing of 16S rRNA), with the protein product MRVEGSSIADQAFITVARVVRAQGRRGEVAADLHTDFPERFAERKQLSALAPDGSRRRLQLEEFWLHKGRVVLKFAGVDSITDAEALAGYEVQVPAAERVPLPEGAAYISDLVGTALYDGAKFVGKVSDVQAGAGAAPLLVVKVGDRELLVPFVTEFIKSLDLPGKRLEMALPAGLLDLDAPLTEEEKQEQQSGQTDRDEV